A DNA window from Babylonia areolata isolate BAREFJ2019XMU chromosome 28, ASM4173473v1, whole genome shotgun sequence contains the following coding sequences:
- the LOC143302006 gene encoding uncharacterized protein LOC143302006, with the protein MKYVILLALVALVASQNHRPNFDHNNPLDHLIHAEVMEILSNNPDITVDHCQTKCDALFDLDAGHDEQITDDLCRQECAHQLHARPT; encoded by the exons ATGAAATACGTCATCCTTCTTGCCTTGGTTGCCTTGGTGGCTTCCCAGAATCACCGCCCAAACTTTGACCACAACAACCCTCTGG ATCACCTGATCCATGCCGAGGTGATGGAGATCCTGTCCAACAACCCGGACATCACAGTGGACCATTGTCAGACCAAGTGTGACGCTCTCTTTGATCTGGACGCCGGGCATGACGAGCAGATCACCGATGATCTCTGTCGTCAGGAATGTGCTca TCAGCTTCACGCGAGACCCACGTGA